The following is a genomic window from Bufo gargarizans isolate SCDJY-AF-19 chromosome 10, ASM1485885v1, whole genome shotgun sequence.
caagtaaaaaaaagtttagaaaaatattaaaaaaatataaacattcaaatcacccccctatcccccaattaaataaaaattattatgggCATTGCCAAATGTgaaccccccctcccctataattaaaatataaacatatccCATATGGTggcatgatggaaagaaaaaaattgcagattcgcagttttttcatcactttacttACAGATCGACCTAGCACCTCAGTGCGTTATACAGGcagcccattgattttaatgggcaACATGCAATGCTTCTTATTGCCTGAGGTGGTGCTGCAGCAAAACTTGAATACTTACTGCCAGGCATCCCCAGAGATTAGGTGTGAAGAATATGAGACTTATAACATTCTGACCGGTCTCTATCAGACTCAGTATCCCTATGACAAAAGAGAACAGTGGAGGAAGTGTTATCATAGGGAATGGCAGTAAAGTCCTTCTCATGGTGGCCTGTATTGTACTTCTGTACTTTTattgttttcttgtatttttttccATCATAGACATGTGTAGTTTTATTCTCTGTGAGCTCTCTGGCACTTTTCATTCTGGATACACGGATTCTGCGCCTCTCAATACACCGGGTTGTGTCTGGCTCATTCGTGTTCCTGCAAACAAGGTATTTTATGGACAACATCTAATCCACCTGTAATGGTCGCCAGACCCATTGGAGTATTGTGGGCTGAACCTGTCGTTTTCGGCAGgacaagccaacaatctattgTGTATGGGGATCTCCTGACTCAACATCTAATTCTTTTGTTCTTCTGGGAGATAAGCCGCCACCAGCGGTGTTGGACTGGCAATAGACCCTAGACCCTAAGATTACCAGCCCGGTCTGATGCCCGGGTGGCTGCCTAAGCCCTTCTGCTGAACCGGGGTATATAAGGAAATGATGCTCCCAGAAAAGGGAGGTACCTTTGTATCAGGTCGGTCCCAAATTCAACTGCATTGCTGTCTTCAGAAGTTGTCATGGCAGTCtgggctgaatggagaagatgaggaatgaTAATTTCTACatcaggagacgtcactggatgtagaGATTTATTCTCCTGTATGGTGCTGGCTACCACAGATGGGCAGCTTCCaggcagtatgttgtgctgcattATGGTATTTCGTTCTGTTAGGGCGATATTTTGTGCAGCACTATGATATTGCTGGTCTAGCCTACTTGTGCTGGACCCCCCCACAACATGAAGctactttaactttttttcccaaagccactttaaaggggtggcatttatcatgtagataaagttaatttaagacacttactaatgtattgtgattgtccaggttgcttcctttgctggctaaactcatttttctatcacatatacactgctcgtttccatggttacgaccaccctgtaatctgtcagcggtggccgtgcttgcacactataggaaagagcACTAAACTATgagtgctcccatggtcccggccaccagagtggCTGAGACTTTtattctatagtgtacaagcacgaccactactgatggattgaagggtggtcttAACCGTGAaaaggagcagtgtataatgtgatggaaaaatgagtctagccagcaaaggaagcaacatggacaatcacaatacattagtaagtgccttgtattaactttctctacatgataaatgccatttgctggagtgacacaacccctttaagttcccagtctgcccctggccaCCGGAGGTGTCTGGCAGAGGCTTCCTCCTCACTCCCCCTTTGACAACACATGGAAAATCGGGaaagatagctgttggccaaatgaaTGTTCAGTCGGCAGCCATTGACGGTGTATGGACTTCTTTAGGTTCCGATAAACGGAGCTGTGGTTATTATAGGTCCAgaccatgtgaacataccctaaaatgCGACCAGCCTAAGTATGTATAGGCCTTGCATATATGCTATATGACAGGACACCAATGGAAACATGGGATTAGTCCTTCTGAGATATCTATAGTCAATATCTAATCATTGAACCATAAAACAATTGGTATAAAATTATGATTTTAAAAAGGTTTTGTGGGaggaaaatattgatgacctatcctcaggatcggtgggagtccgacaccggGCACCTCCTATTTGAAGAGgctgagcttaccaagcacagcgccgctcattgtatagtggccgtgcttggcattgcagcccagacccattcatttgaatagaaCTGGGCTGCGCCTAGCATATGGGACCAGTTACCGTGATGTCActggaagaggctgcggcgcttacTGGAGCTGATCCAGCTGATCGTCAGCAGTGTCAGGAATTGGGCACCCACCGATAATATATCAACGatcaatcctgaggatagatcgtcAGTATTAAATtcccggaaaatccctttaaattctgGTAGATTTGATCAAATGTGTTTTCCTTCCATGTTTTTAGGTCATTTTGCAGTTCCATGCCTTCAGGACTTCTCCAGCCTGCTCCACTGACTACACGATCATTTACGATGGAGCCAGCAAGTCCTCTAGGGTCCTTCTAAATACAACGTGTAGGACGGCGGAGCCTCCACCAGTGGTGTCCACTGGAAGCCTGATGTTAGTGGAATTTTGGAGCAACCAGAAGACAAGTTTCTCAGCCTCATACCACACAGGTAGAAGATATAGCGCGCTATGGACGCCAGTCTTATTGGAGGTCTCCCTTTTTCTACGTGTGGTCTCTTAAGTCATTATATTTCTCTTTCAAGTGTCTTGCGGTGGGACATTCACAGCTGTAAATGGGACAGTGACATCGCCAGGATTTCCCACCAAGTATTTTCCGTCTACGGACTGTAAATGGTCCATTGTGGCTCCTCTTGGGTGTAAGGTGAGCATGAAAGGAGCTGCAGTACACGCCTTCAGGTCTTCTGTAAAAATAGGGGGCTACTACATGGAAACAATCCAAGTGCACTGGGTGACAGCGGCAGCGCATCATAGCCTTGGGTATCCTCCAGATTATCTCTATACGATGTAAGGCTGTTGCTAACCAATCATCTCTGCCCCTCTCCTCAGGGGCTGGAGTTTCCTCTCTGCATGTGACATGCATGCTGCGGCCGCAGCACGGTCTCCAGCCTCTCCTGTGCCTTCTCTTCTGCAATATCCTGATGACAGTTTTGAATGATCTTCAGTACTATGGCTTCTGATAGATGTGATCTGGCCAGACCTCCCCCAGTGTGGTGCCCAGGCATCATGGCACATGGTTACTTACCatagttgctgccaaccatgatTTCTACCATGAAGATGGTGGACAAAAGCTAGATTATTATTTTCTCGAAAGCAAGTTACAGCTAGCTAGGGGCGCAATAGAAGAACACTGCTAGGTTAGGGGTGATTTCATATGTCTGCTGGAGTTGCCCTTTAATTTTGCAGGTTTGTCTATTATGTCATGACCATATAGTCTTTATTGAATTGCTGTGTTTGGACTCTATACCACCCCCTATAGGTGCAGCTCATCTTTACCTCTTTTACCCTGGAGCTTTCCCGTAGCTGTATCTATGATTACCTCTCCATTCTGCATGGTTCTTCCGGCGACTCCTCAATTTTAGCAAAGTTTTGTGGATCCAAGAAGATGGAGACGCTGGTATCTGCAGGGAACTGGGTGCTGCTAGAGTTTCACACGGATAAATCAGTGCAAAGTACTGGGTTCCAAGTCAAGTACACTTGGGGTAAGTCTGAGCCAAACCGAAGGGCCAAGAATAAGGGGCCACAATTGGCTTCTGCTAATGATTGCACAGGATGCActctacagtatatacagtatataggccccatgcacatgaccttATGTATTTTATGGTCTTCAAATTGCGGATGTGCAAAAAATATCAATGCCGTCCCTGCTGTATCAgaaatttttgcggacccattgactttagtgggtccgtggtctgcattttgcagccaagtataggacatgctctatctttttgcggaatggacatacagatgtggagagCATACGGATcatccgcaaaatgtggaccatggacccttgaagtcaatgggtctccaaaaaaatgcagatggcacacgGGCTGCTTCCTTATCTTGTGGAGCTAGTGCAGATTGCTGGAAGGTGAGGAGGGAATGCCCGCTAATAAGTTACATTACACTGCCATTCCTCTAATATTCCTGCTAAACGTTTAtgtctgttttaggctactttcacacctgcgttcggtgcggatccgtcttgtatctgcacatacggatccacaccgataatgcaaatgcttgtatccattcagaacagatctgtttgcattattctttcaaaaacaagtcaatggggggacggatccgttttcaattgcaccatattgtgtcagtgaaaaacggatccgtccccattgacttaagcctcgttcacacttcagtgtttggtcagtgatttccatcagtgatttgtgagccaaaaccaggtccagctctaaacacagaacaggagcagatctttcccttctacctcatgtctgtggaggttccacttctggttttgactcacaaatcactgatggaaatcactgaccaaacactgaagtgtgaacgaggccttatattgtaagtcaggacagatccgtttggctccgcattgtcaggcggacaccaaaagcgttttggtgtccgcctccagagcggaatggaggcggaacggagccaaactgatgcattcggaatggatccttatccattcagaatgcattggggctaaactgatccattttgggctgcttgtgagggaacggatctcacaggcggacccagaaacgccagtgtgaaagtagcctaaataactACTTGCAGTTCTGGAAGAAGTCATGAATGAATTGCCACCAGTTTGCAATGCAggttcagatgggtgttaccagttgggggggggggggggggtgttcctgcacagtctgaaactgACAGCACTCATTGGATAGTGCCAGGCAATACAATGAcacaccccaaactggtaacacccatctagaACTTCATTGCAAACTACTAGCAATCAATTAGTAACTTTTGGTAGGAATAATAGTCGTAAGCATAGATGCTCCAAAATAGTTttttcatggggaatgcaagtagtaactaaaacagagatgtcagtggaggtgacaggtcctctttaatttatcCTTTATGTTCCCAGTGGTCTGTCCCCCGCCGATCGGATGCTTGTCACCTATCCTGCAGTCAGATCCAATCCTAAAGGGCAGACCAaccctttaaaaatgttaaaaccaAACATTAGCTAAAAATAATCGTGGCATAAAATCAATATTTTATTCACATTCTGAGAAGGCAAATTTGGTTATTCATTagtcattgcaaactgctagcaattcatccataacttctagcaggaataatacaggaaacgCACAAGACGGAACCATAAGAATGcagtagatgcttcagaattgttgttTCATGGGGGATGCAATTATTTATTAaaccagacaagtcaggagaggtgatgggTCTGCATTAAGGTGGTCGTGACTTTGCAATCCCAGTTTATCGTGTGCAACACTCTCGCTGTAAATCATTGTGTTGCCAAAGTCAGCGTGCAGCAGAGACGTTCAAGGGGGTTACTTTTTGTATCAATTTTTCACAGTTTTCAATATCTCTTCTTGCAGTCAGTCAATAGGAACCTTCATTACTTTATAACTGTACAACTTTTCTGTACAAAACGTATACTTTTTGGAGCTGGAATCCCCCTTTAAGGTTGCCGTTATATATCATCAAGTTAAAGAAATGATGGCAGATACTGATGTAAACACAGAATgatcagctcttccagtgcagtGATTTGTTCCTTCTAGTGGTCTGAGCCAAGAGAGCAGTCCTGATCCCGCTGGATTTACGCATTTGGAGGCTGGAAGAGAACAGATCAAGTCACCGTATATGAAATAAAATTACTATTATGATTTCCCAGCGGTGTTTCCTCTTACTTGTGGCATCCTTCCCtggtaataatataatatataaaatgtatgttttctgGGTGAATCCTTAATGTGCAATTATAATGGCAAAAAAGTGCTTTCCCACTGGTAGCCCCAGCTTTTTCAGAACCGGAGAGCCTGATCCCTACTTCTGGAGAAATGGCCATAATACTGACCCCCGTCACTGGTTGTCACAATCAGGACTGTCCACTTCCGAACACAGCGGTCTCTATAATAGAAGACATAACCTGTGTCTCCATGATTCTCTGTGCGGCCCCTATCACAGGGGGCTAAGGAATAAGGCCCCTCAATTGCTTTTTTTATGGTAAGTGATCACTAAGCATTAAAAGCTTCTACCGTTTTGTGTACACAGTTCCCATGCATACCAATGTTTCTTCATCGTTTCAGACTACCCTGCGTAGTCTGGCTTTATAATGTGGCTACAGCCAATCGTAATAATGGTGACAATGCTGTAGGACATGACCGTACGCACATATATGAactttaggctaaatgcacagggtcaggattgcgtgcggattttctgatcagatttgcgtgcggaaaatcctcATCGTAGGTCATATTCTATGAGACTTTGAAAATTCTCacgcacacgatgcagattttttaacGTATGGATtacggtgcagattttaaaatctgcagcatgtcaatttattttatttttcctgtctgAATTTTCTCCATGCACTTCAATGCAGAAAATCTGCCCTAAATCCGCATGCAGATTGACCGCACAAATTGATGTAGGTCGACCGCACagatttccctgcgaacacctgcatatttcagtgcggattgcccccccccccaccactgtgCCAAATTCTCAATGATGACGTAGTCCTGAATGCCTGCGTCCTGATGCAGGAGTTCGTGACCACGCCATCGCCCTTCCCGTGCATGCCCAAGTGCAGGGTGCAGGAGATCGTGGTGATGTCATTGCGACCGCCTGCATAGTTCTACTTCCTACTAGGCCTCAGGCCTAGCAGTCTGAGGCCTATAAGGCAGAACGGTGGGGACAGGAACCATAGGCAACTGTGCCCCCGCCCTAAACGGCCTCCTCCCTCAGAGGCAGGTCGGATACTCATCTCGCCTCATGGCGGAAGCGGGCCTGTTTATGTGCACAGAGGCCAAATGCGCGTGTTACTGGGGGAGTCAGGGCAGACCGCTGTGGGTTAGACCCTTGTCCAACCAGAAGCCAGCATGTGAAATGTTAGGGACCAGGAGACCAGCCAGCCAGGACCTTAGAGGAACATATCCTTGAAGTATCCCACTAATGTCTACATGTCTCGCGCATGACAAGGACCCTTTACCTGTAGTTGTGTAGATCTTTACACCATTGTTTATGGTACTTTCATATATCATGGAAGTCCATGTGGTGACATAGGCAAACATACTTTGGCATAAATTAACATATTTTAGAGGACAACATGCTGTAATTTATCCCAGCTTTAAACGGGCTTTCCAAGACTTACATATCGaagacctgtccttaggataggccatgaatatctgattggtggcggTCTTCTGAGAGCCACGGCCTACCAAGCACAGCGTGGTACATTGCCTAGTGGCTGTGTTaggtattgcagctgagccccattcacttctatggtgctgaGGAAGACGATGCAGCGCTTGGAAAGGTGCCTTGGCCCCTTCCGACagctggacccccaccaatcagatattgatgacctaaagtGGCTTTCCATCTTTGGGGATCGTAGAGCCCCCCAACATTACCGGACTTGCTGAGGGAAACATACTTACCTACTCCCCACTGCTGGGTTCCATCTCCTTTGGTCTCCGCGTGTTGACATCATTGCCGTAGTTGTGATATGTCCCCCCCATGTCTcacgtgacccagtgacatgacgCAGAAACCCCCAGCAATCTCCCACTAATATATTACACCTTGGTCATTCCTATTATCGGACAAGTAATAGATGGGCAAGGCATGGGTAGAATAAAGTTATTGTGGACAGGAATAACCCTACTTGCCGATGGTTTCCAAGTAACAAGCTGCAAAATAAAACAGACTTAAAACATATTTCAGAAAGATGCTGATGTCACATATGAATGGAGGTAAGATTGACATTCACTTTGTATTCATTGGGGTCTCAATAGCTGAGTTGTGGTATTTACACTTATGCACAGCAGTTAGATGATAGACCTGAGTCATGCCCATTGAAGGTGGCTTTATATAGAGAAATACATAGGAGATAAGCGGAGTATATCCTTCAGCGCTGTCCTTGGTGCTGGAGAGgctctgctgccacacacaacatgGCCGCCTCCTCCCTACTCCTGGCTTTGCAGGCCCTGCgtgacgtcacttccgccctCCACTCAGTCTGTGTTTACATGCTTTAGCGAGCAGCAGATGAGCGCCCCCAACCACAGGAGGGGCCCCCGAGATATCACAGCCGCAGGACAGGACCCAGAGAGCGCAGACTGCTGCCATGAAGGTGAGCCTGCAGGATTCCAGGGGGGGCTGCAGTGCAGGGAGCTGTGTGGGAGTCCCACAGATCTCATCATGTCTGACTTTAGATGCAGCTCCCCTATTACAGTCTATGGTATGGACAAGAGCAGTGTTGCCCAATGTATAGCCCACCAGCTGTTTTAAAAAATGCAACCCCTATCATGCCCCAACAGCTGCAGTatgccagtgcatgctgggagttgtagtcttgcaacaaGTTGAGGAACGCTGCATTAAAGTGTAGTCCTCACCTGTTATGGTCACATCACAAAAATAATCTTGTTAATAGGAACTTTCCCAGTATGGCGCTAATTTTGGAGAGGCGGCGCTGTACGGGTTATATGTTGTCAAATGCGTCGTCTctcacagggatcagcaacctccagcactccgactgttcagaaactacaactcccagaatgcttcatgcacatagaacagggatgcccaacctgcggttgtaaaactacaactcccaccatgccctgctgaaggctgataggtgtaggctgttcaggcatgctgggagttgtagttttgcaacagctggagggccgcaggctgAGCATGCCTGACATAGAAGGACAGACGAGCATGtttgcattctgggagttgtagtttccctgCAGCtgcagtgccgaaggttgctggtcCTTGCTCTATCATCTGTATGATATGTGTTCATTGCctctattttaaaggggttatcccactttgcgtttttatacttacctgctgccactgcGCGTTCACTTcttggattctggctgggggcgggcttcatcttgattgaagtcttctcccggccgggccgcgcgctggactgaacgcgcatgctgccgcgcatgcgccatggtgacttatttctggccagtataatacagagccggcgtgcgcgttcgcagctctgtactattctggccgggaagaagtcaccgtcgcgcatgcgcggcagcgtgcgcgttcaggacagcaagcggcccggccgggagaaaagaaggagtcttctgggatcgggattttggagaagagcggtggtcgtaaccaggggagaccgagtcacaacaataaggtaagtggggatgaattttatcctaatcggtgggaatttgttaataaagtatatttacaaaaatgatcactgtcaaatcattaacagatttaacagtgatcattatgatgggataacccctttaacttatatTTTTTAGCATGTAAAAATATGTTGATGTGTGGAAAGTACCATCAACAAgtaggctgctgctgctggtatGTGATAGTGGTATTAAAGTGGTTGTTCTAATGGTGCCATCCTTATCAATATGACCTActaggtcagggatcagcaaccttcagctgccctgaaactacaactcccagcatgcaaacatgctcagctgttctacttactcccacagaagtgaattaagcattctgggagttgtagtttctgaacagccgGCGCTGCTGATCTCTGTACTAGGTCATGTCAGTGTCACGGGGCAGGGGGCTTCTTGCTTTAGGACAGTGATGGAtaacctccggcacgccagcagTGGTGAAATTACGACAGCCAGGCAAGTgcgcattttgggagttgtagttataccacagctggagtgctggaggtgtagCCATCGCAGCCTTAGGAGAAAGAAGGGTCAATTGTGATCTACAGACAGACACAATTTTGACCACAAATAACAGGAAATACAATAAAGTGAAGTTCTTGTTTTTAGACAAAAGTCTCacggtaaaaatatattttcttctaaataaaaaataatgtctaTAATAATGTCATGCTACCAAGATCTCTGTGTAGCCGAACCGTTATAAAAAGGAGGAGATAAATGCAGTTTTGCAAACAATGTAATTGataattaaagaggacccgtcccctctcctgacctgtctgttttaatagcttcaagcattccccatgtaataataattctggagcctctagtcttatgtctgtatgctgcgccattcctctattatttctactagcagtctgcagtaagggtacaaagaggaggtaaccagttggggggtgtacctgcccagtctgaaaatggcagcactgattggatagagcgagtctgtgcaggtacaccccccataactggttacacccctctgtacccttactgcagactgctggcaattcattcataacttctagcaggaataataatggaacggcacaacatagagtcataagaatagatgctccagaattgttattacatggggaatgcatgaagctattaaaccaggcctgtcaggagcggggacaggtcctctttattaaatacaagaaatgtttgaattttatttttattatttgtataaAGTAACAatcatgggcgtagctatagggggtgcagaggtagcagtccctaccgggcccaggagcctgacagggcccaaagacccttgtgccgcataagaagacacacaaagcactgagggaagggggccaagctgaactcttgcaccagggcccatgagcctttagctacgcccctggtaacAATGTATCAAAAAAAGCAAAACGCCACACCTCTGGGAACAGAAACagattggcccagatttactaatgtgcctGCACCAAAAAGTGGGGCATCCAGGGTTTCTACCCTTTTTTTTCCCGACATGGAAAGGGGTGAAGTTTCACATGAAACAGCGGGGGCCTCTGATACACCATTTAGCTTCAGATTTGTGCCGCAATTCTGGCCTAAAACTCTGTCTCAAAGCAATCCAACCAATAGTTAtaggtatagagtcagagaaaagtgtcggCCATGCGCCAAATTTAACACCCGGCTTcaacccctgtgataaatctggtgcaggtctagaccgccggtctaagcttacgccatctagagcagtggttctcaacctttctaaagccgtgaccccttaatacagttcctcatgttgtggtgacccccaaccattacatttttttccttgctacgtcataactaattttgctactgttatgaattgtaatgtaaatatctgatatgcaagatgtatgccagtctattacaaggtgttaggtagttctgtaattggcgctgtgttgtggggatctgtggagggcgctgtgttgtgggggatctgtggaggacgctgtgttgtgggggatctgtggagggcgctgtgttgtggggggatctgtggagggcgctgtgttgtgggggatttgtggaggacgttgtgttgtgggggatctgtggaggacgctgtgttgtgggggatttgtggaggacactgtgttgtgggggatttgtggaggacgctgtgttgtgggggatctgtggaggacgctgtgttgtgggggacctgtggaggacgctgttatatgggggatctgtggaggacgctgtta
Proteins encoded in this region:
- the LOC122920791 gene encoding astacin-like metalloendopeptidase encodes the protein MIHYGDIAIRLSRSALSCPGQACFWPKSSSGVVIVPYTLSSDYSSADSAVIHSAIREYSSLTCIRFVERKTETDYIQIRSVDGCWSYLGRIGGPQELSLLNPGCVSKGIVQHELNHVLGFVHEHTRNDRDAYVDINWKYISDAYKSNFEKFQPETNNLALPYDYMSVMHYGRYAFTSVLGQPTIVPRPDATVTIGQRYGLSSLDLVKINRLYRCDMCSFILCELSGTFHSGYTDSAPLNTPGCVWLIRVPANKVILQFHAFRTSPACSTDYTIIYDGASKSSRVLLNTTCRTAEPPPVVSTGSLMLVEFWSNQKTSFSASYHTVSCGGTFTAVNGTVTSPGFPTKYFPSTDCKWSIVAPLGCKVQLIFTSFTLELSRSCIYDYLSILHGSSGDSSILAKFCGSKKMETLVSAGNWVLLEFHTDKSVQSTGFQVKYTWVPMHTNVSSSFQTTLRSLAL